In Thalassophryne amazonica chromosome 14, fThaAma1.1, whole genome shotgun sequence, one DNA window encodes the following:
- the b3galt1b gene encoding beta-1,3-galactosyltransferase 1: MPSKVSCLYLLTVVCWASALWYLSGSRPTSSYVSQISLPIRRTVKPPKNITFTNIRTRPLNPHAFNFVINEPKKCESVTPFLVILISTTHKEFDARQAIRETWGDESTFSDIRIMTIFLLGRNTDGVLNQMVEQESQIFHDIVVEDFVDSYHNLTLKTMMGMRWVATFCPKAQYIMKTDSDIFVNMDNLIYKLLKPTTKPRRRYFTGYVIHGGPIRDMRSKWYMPRDLYPDSKYPPFCSGTGYVFSADVAELIYKTSLHTRLLHLEDVYVGLCLRKLGIHPYQNSGFNHWKMAYSLCRYRRVITVHQISPEEMHRVWNDMSSKKHLRC, translated from the coding sequence ATGCCTTCAAAAGTGTCATGTTTGTACCTGCTGACGGTGGTCTGCTGGGCAAGTGCCCTCTGGTACTTGAGTGGATCACGTCCAACGTCATCTTATGTCAGCCAGATCTCTTTGCCTATACGGAGAACTGTGAAACCCCCCAAAAACATCACGTTCACAAACATCCGCACCAGGCCGCTCAACCCGCATGCCTTTAACTTCGTCATCAATGAGCCCAAGAAGTGTGAAAGCGTCACTCCATTCTTAGTCATCCTCATCAGCACCACACACAAGGAGTTTGATGCGCGGCAAGCCATCCGCGAGACCTGGGGGGACGAGAGCACCTTTAGCGACATCCGCATCATGACCATCTTCCTGCTGGGCCGGAACACAGATGGCGTTTTGAACCAGATGGTGGAACAGGAGAGTCAGATCTTCCATGACATCGTCGTGGAGGACTTTGTCGATTCCTACCACAACCTCACCCTCAAGACCATGATGGGCATGCGTTGGGTGGCGACTTTCTGCCCCAAAGCACAGTACATCATGAAGACGGACAGTGACATCTTTGTCAACATGGACAATTTGATCTACAAACTGCTCAAGCCCACCACCAAGCCCAGGAGGAGGTACTTCACTGGCTACGTGATCCACGGTGGCCCCATACGGGATATGCGCAGTAAGTGGTACATGCCCAGAGACCTGTACCCCGACAGCAAGTACCCGCCGTTCTGCTCGGGCACCGGCTACGTGTTCTCAGCAGACGTAGCCGAGCTGATCTACAAAACCTCACTGCACACAAGACTGTTGCACCTGGAGGACGTGTACGTGGGACTGTGCTTGCGGAAGCTGGGTATACATCCTTATCAGAACAGTGGATTTAATCACTGGAAAATGGCCTACAGCCTCTGCAGGTACCGGCGGGTTATCACCGTGCACCAGATCTCCCCGGAGGAGATGCACCGTGTTTGGAATGACATGTCCAGTAAGAAACACCTGAGGTGTTAA